In one Spirosoma rigui genomic region, the following are encoded:
- the hemA gene encoding glutamyl-tRNA reductase: MLDTFKSISLSHKTAPLRVRELIALSEEEAKRLMLRLRDFFGLTDLLVVSTCNRTEVYYATDPAAASPNLNADIARLLLIEKGLTDTDTYLPYFQFFDAHNAAVRHLFEVCVGLHSQVVGDMQIPNQVKQSYQWSADLDMAGPFLHRLMHTIFFTNKRVAQETSFRDGAASVSYAAVELIEELVGENQNPNVLVVGLGEIGTDVCKNLESRKLSNITLCNRTHAKTEALAQKYGFRMADFADLTDEIRQADVIISSITRDEPLFTPQFLASINVLTYKYFIDLSVPRSVDAAVEQIPGVLVYNIDHIRNRADEALNQRLAAIPQVEAIVTQAVAEFGDWSKEMIVSPTINKLKNALEQIRKEEIARHLKHLTPGESEKVDKITRGIMQKIIKLPVLQLKAACKRGEAETLIDVLNDLFDLEKQTSDEPKRY; this comes from the coding sequence ATGTTAGATACATTCAAATCAATTAGTTTATCCCACAAAACGGCACCACTCCGGGTGCGTGAACTAATTGCACTCAGCGAGGAAGAAGCGAAGCGGTTGATGCTGCGCCTGCGTGATTTTTTCGGGCTGACAGACCTGCTTGTGGTATCGACCTGCAACCGTACGGAAGTCTACTACGCTACGGACCCAGCCGCAGCTTCGCCAAATCTCAACGCCGATATTGCTCGGTTGCTGCTCATTGAAAAAGGGCTGACCGATACGGATACCTACTTACCTTATTTTCAGTTTTTCGACGCGCACAATGCAGCCGTCCGGCACCTGTTCGAGGTTTGCGTTGGTCTGCACTCGCAGGTGGTGGGCGATATGCAGATTCCGAATCAGGTAAAGCAGTCCTACCAGTGGTCGGCCGATCTGGATATGGCCGGGCCATTCCTGCATCGCCTGATGCACACGATCTTCTTCACCAACAAGCGCGTGGCGCAGGAGACATCGTTCCGCGACGGAGCAGCTTCGGTATCCTACGCGGCTGTTGAACTGATCGAAGAACTGGTGGGCGAAAATCAGAACCCGAACGTGCTGGTTGTTGGCCTGGGTGAAATTGGCACGGATGTCTGCAAGAATCTGGAGTCCAGAAAGCTCAGCAACATTACCCTCTGCAACCGGACGCACGCCAAAACCGAAGCCCTCGCGCAGAAGTACGGCTTCCGGATGGCCGACTTTGCCGACCTGACCGATGAAATCCGGCAGGCTGACGTTATCATTTCGTCGATCACCCGCGACGAGCCGCTGTTTACGCCCCAGTTCCTGGCGTCGATCAACGTACTGACCTACAAGTATTTTATTGATTTATCCGTACCCCGCAGCGTCGACGCGGCCGTCGAGCAGATTCCGGGCGTACTCGTATATAACATCGATCACATCCGCAACCGGGCCGACGAAGCCCTGAACCAGCGGCTGGCGGCTATCCCGCAGGTCGAAGCCATTGTTACGCAGGCCGTTGCCGAGTTCGGCGACTGGTCGAAGGAAATGATTGTTTCGCCTACGATCAACAAGCTCAAGAATGCGCTGGAGCAGATCCGGAAAGAAGAGATTGCCCGGCACCTGAAGCACCTCACCCCCGGCGAATCGGAGAAAGTGGACAAGATCACGCGGGGTATCATGCAGAAGATCATCAAGCTGCCCGTGCTGCAACTCAAAGCCGCCTGCAAACGGGGCGAAGCTGAAACACTCATCGACGTACTGAATGACCTGTTCGACCTGGAGAAACAGACCAGCGACGAACCAAAGCGATATTAG